A window of Kribbella voronezhensis genomic DNA:
AGACGGCGCGCCAGACGGTCTTGGCGTGCTCCCCTTGGGCCAGCGCCTCGGTGACCGTACGACCACCGAGGCCGCTCACCACCTGGGTCTCGGCCCAGGTGCGTGAGTAGGCGGGACCGAGATGGCGATCCATCCGGTCCCAGAATTCTGTCAGTCTCATGCCTGCCCGTCGTTGTCCGGGCGGTTCCAGCCGCCCTGTTGTCCACCCTGTTGCGGTGGCTGTCCCCAGCCACCTTGCTGCGGCGCCGGTCCCTGCTGAGGCGGTCCCTGCTGAGGCGCCGGCCCTTGCGGCGGCCGTCCCTGTGGGGGCTGCCCCTGCGGCGGCTGGCCCTGTGGTCCAGGCTGCCCCCAGCCACCCGGCCCCTGCTGCGGCGGCCCACCCCATTGCCCTGGCTGCTGCGGTCCAGGGTACTGCCCTGGTTGCGGCTGACCCGGGTACTGCGGCTGCCCCTGCGGCCCAGGGCCGCCCGGCTGCCCGTACTGCGGTCCGCCCGGCTGCTGCCCGTACTGCGGGCCGCCCGGACCCGGCTGCCCATACGGACCACCTTGACCCGGCTGGCCGCCGTACTGGGGTCCCCACTGGCCCGGTTGCGGCTGTCCGGGGTACTGCCCGTACTGGCCCGGGTACTGCTGTTGTGCGGCGGCCTTGCGACTCCGCAGTACGAAGAACGCCACAGCGCCCGCAGCGGCGAGCAGCAGCACGATGATGAGGATGAGAGCCCACAGCGGGAAGCTGCTGCCCGACTCCGACGTCAGGTCGACATTGCCGAGCTTGTCCAGGCTGTCGTAGGTCGCCGTACGGCCGTCGACCTTGGCGCCGTCGTCGTGGGCGGTGATCTTGCCCGGCATGGTGATCTTGAAGTTGATCACCGGGTTGGAACCGGTCGAGGTCTTGCCCAGATCCAGCCCCTTGATCGTGACGTGGAACGTGTCGCCGTCCTTGCTGAAACCCACCCCGTCGCCGGTCGACGAGCCCATCTTGCTGAACGGCACGTCCTCGAGCTTGCAGTCGGACCCGATGTACTTGTCGTCGTCGAACGCCTTGCAGGTGACGCCGTCGGTGGTGGTCTGTTTGATCCCGCGTTCCATCTGGTCCCGGACCTTGTCGAGCGACTGGCCGCTGGCCTCCATCAGCTGCTTGTCGACGCCGATCTTCATCGAGCCGGAGACGGTCTGGTCCGAATTCACCTTGAGGTCGCCATCGATCTTCACGCAGCCGGTCAAGGCGACCAGGCAGGCGACGATGACGAGCGCAGCGCGCACGCGGTTCTTCATGCGCCCGATCATTCCAGAAGCGGGGGACATTTCCGCCTCGGGTGCCAACCGCGAAAAACTGTCGGCGGCACCCGGCAAGATGGGTGACGTGCAGAGATCCACCGCGTTCAGCCGCTTCTCGCCCGCGACCCGGGCGTGGTTCGGCGACGTCTTCGAAGCGGCCACCCCGGCCCAGCTCGAGGCGTGGGACGCCATCACCGCGGGCCGGGACGCACTGGTCGTAGCTCCGACCGGCTCCGGCAAGACGCTGGCCGCCTTCCTCTGGGCGCTCGACCGGCTGGCCACCGTGCCGCCGCCCGAGGACCCCAAACTGCGTTGCCGGGTGCTGTACGTGTCGCCGCTGAAGGCGCTCGCGGTCGACGTCGAGCGCAACCTGCGAGCTCCGCTGATCGGCATCCGCGAGACCGCCCGGCGGCTCGGTGAAACCCCGCGGGACGTCGAGGTCGCGGTCCGGTCCGGCGACACCCCGGCCAACGAGCGGCGCAAGTTCGCGACCAAACCGTCCGACATCCTGATCACCACCCCCGAGTCCCTGTTCCTGCTGCTCACCTCGCAGGCGCGCGAGTCGCTGCGCGGAGTCGAGACGGTCATCGTCGACGAGGTCCATGCCGTCGCGGGCACCAAGCGCGGCGCGCACCTCGCCCTCACCCTGGAGCGGCTCGACACGCTGCTGCCGAAGCCCGCCCAGCGGATCGGGTTGTCCGCGACCGTGCGCCCGGTCGAGGAGGTGGCCCGGTTCCTCGGTGGCGAGCGCCCTGTGACGGTGGTGCAGCCCGAGTTCACCAAGCAGTGGGATCTGAGCGTCGTCGTTCCGGTCGAGGACATGGCCGAGCTGGCCAACACCGAGATCGAGACCTCGGGCAGCGCAGCCGGGCCGCCGCGGCACGCGTCGATCTGGCCGCATGTCGAGGAGCACGTGTTCGACCTGATCTCGGCGCACAGCTCCACCATCGTCTTCTCGAACTCGCGCCGCCTCGCGGAACGGCTGACCGCCAGGCTGAACGAGATCGCCGCCGAGCGCGCCGAGCTGGAGCTGCCGGAAACGGGTTCGCCGGCTCAGCTGATGGCGCAATCGGGCGCCTCACTGGCCGCGCCGCCGCTGATCGCCCGGGCCCATCACGGATCGGTGAGCAAGGAGCAGCGTGCCCTGATCGAGGCCGATCTGAAGTCGGGCCGGCTGCCTTGTGTCGTCGCGACCAGCAGTCTGGAGCTCGGCATCGACATGGGCGCGGTCGATCTGGTCATCCAGGTCGAGGCGCCGCCGTCGGTCGCGAGCGGTCTGCAGCGGGTCGGCCGGGCCGGACACCAGGTCGGCGCTGTTTCGCGCGGAGTGCTCTTCCCGAAGTTCCGCGGTGACCTGGTCGACACGGCCGTGGTGGTCCAGCGTATGCGCGATGGGATGATCGAGAGTCTGCACATCCCGGCCAATCCGCTCGACGTGCTCGCCCAGCAGATCGTCTCGATCGTTGCCCTCGACACCATCGACGTCGAGGAGCTCTACAACCTGGTACGCCGGTGCGCCGCGTTCGCGACGCTGCCGCGTTCGGCGTACGACGGTGTGCTCGACATGCTCTCCGGGCGCTACCCCTCAGACGAGTTCGCCGAGCTGCGGCCGCGGATCGTCTTCGACCGGGTCAGTGGCGAGATCTCCGGGCGGCCGGGGGCTCAACGGCTCGCGGTCACCAGTGGCGGCACGATCCCGGACCGCGGCCTGTTCGGTGTCTTCCTGGTCGGCGAGTCCACGAACCACCGGGTCGGCGAGCTGGACGAGGAGATGGTCTACGAGTCGCGGGTCGGCGACGTGTTCACGCTCGGCGCCTCGAGTTGGCGGATCGAGGACATCACCCACGACCGCGTGCTGGTCTCCCCCGCCCCTGGTCAACCCGGGCGGCTCCCGTTCTGGAAGGGCGACGCCGTGGGCCGCCCGGCCGAGCTGGGCGCGGCGACCGGAGCGTTCGTGCGGACGATGGCCGCACTGCCGGCGACGAAGGCAGTCAAACGCGCGCGCGACGCCGGGCTGGACGAGTTCGCGGCCAACAATCTGGTCGCGTATCTGGCCGAGCAGAAGCAGGCCACCAGCCGGGTCCCCGACGACATCACGATCGTGGTCGAGCGGTTCCGCGACGAGCTGGGCGACTGGCGGGTCTGCATTCATTCGCCGTACGGCGGCCAGGTGCACGGGCCGTGGGCGCTGGCGATCGCGGCCCGCCTCCGCGAGCGCTACGGCATGGACGCGCAGTCGGTCTCCGGCGACGACGGAATCGTGCTCCGGCTCCCGGAGACGGACGAGGCGCCACCCGGTGCCGAGTTGGTGCTGTTCGATCCGGCGGAGATCGAGGACATCATCACGACCGAGGTCGGCGGTTCGGCCTTGTTCGCGGCACGGTTCCGCGAGTGCGCCGCGCGTGCGCTCTTGCTGCCGAGGCGAAACCCGGGCAAGCGGTCGCCGCTGTGGCAACAACGGCAGCGTTCGGCGCAATTGTTGAGTGTGGCAAGCAAATACGGCTCGTTCCCGATCGTGCTGGAGACCCTGCGCGAGGTGCTGCAGGACGTTTACGACATCGATGCTCTGAAGGACCTGCTGACCGGGATCGGCGAGCGCCGCGTCTCCGTGGTCGAGGTGGAGACGGCCGAAGCCTCGCCGTTCGCGAAGTCGTTGCTGTTCGGCTACGTGGGCGCGTTCATGTACGAGGGCGACACTCCCCTGGCCGAGAAGCGTGCCGCCGCGCTGTCTCTCGACCAAGGACTGCTCGCTGAGTTGCTGGGCAGGACCGAGCTCCGCGAACTGCTCGACGCAGAAGTCGTGCTGCGCACCGAGGCCGAGCTGCAGAGGCTGGCCGAGGACCGCCGCGCCCGTGATGCCGAAGGGCTGTTCGACGTACTGCGGATGGTTGGGCCACTGTCGATCTCCGAGGCCGCGCAGCGTTGTGTCGAGGGGGCCGACGCAGAGACCTGGTTGACGGAGTTGGCGGCCGCTCGCCGGGTCGTCAGAGTGCGGATCGCCGGCGAGCATCGGTGGGCCGTGGTCGAAGATGTCGCGCGCCTGCGCGACGCACTGGGCGTGCCCCTGCCACCTGGAGTGGCCGAAGCTCACGCCGAGCCGGTGGCCGATCCGCTCGGCGATCTCGTCTCGCGTTATGCCCGGACACACGGACCGTTCCGGGCCGTCGATCTCGCCACGCATCTCGGCACCGGTGTCGCAGTCGTGACGGACACCCTTCGCAGGTTGAGTGCTGCCGGCCGCGTGGTCG
This region includes:
- a CDS encoding DUF3046 domain-containing protein — translated: MRLTEFWDRMDRHLGPAYSRTWAETQVVSGLGGRTVTEALAQGEHAKTVWRAVWAHLQLPPSER
- a CDS encoding LppM family (lipo)protein, with amino-acid sequence MKNRVRAALVIVACLVALTGCVKIDGDLKVNSDQTVSGSMKIGVDKQLMEASGQSLDKVRDQMERGIKQTTTDGVTCKAFDDDKYIGSDCKLEDVPFSKMGSSTGDGVGFSKDGDTFHVTIKGLDLGKTSTGSNPVINFKITMPGKITAHDDGAKVDGRTATYDSLDKLGNVDLTSESGSSFPLWALILIIVLLLAAAGAVAFFVLRSRKAAAQQQYPGQYGQYPGQPQPGQWGPQYGGQPGQGGPYGQPGPGGPQYGQQPGGPQYGQPGGPGPQGQPQYPGQPQPGQYPGPQQPGQWGGPPQQGPGGWGQPGPQGQPPQGQPPQGRPPQGPAPQQGPPQQGPAPQQGGWGQPPQQGGQQGGWNRPDNDGQA
- a CDS encoding ATP-dependent helicase, which translates into the protein MGDVQRSTAFSRFSPATRAWFGDVFEAATPAQLEAWDAITAGRDALVVAPTGSGKTLAAFLWALDRLATVPPPEDPKLRCRVLYVSPLKALAVDVERNLRAPLIGIRETARRLGETPRDVEVAVRSGDTPANERRKFATKPSDILITTPESLFLLLTSQARESLRGVETVIVDEVHAVAGTKRGAHLALTLERLDTLLPKPAQRIGLSATVRPVEEVARFLGGERPVTVVQPEFTKQWDLSVVVPVEDMAELANTEIETSGSAAGPPRHASIWPHVEEHVFDLISAHSSTIVFSNSRRLAERLTARLNEIAAERAELELPETGSPAQLMAQSGASLAAPPLIARAHHGSVSKEQRALIEADLKSGRLPCVVATSSLELGIDMGAVDLVIQVEAPPSVASGLQRVGRAGHQVGAVSRGVLFPKFRGDLVDTAVVVQRMRDGMIESLHIPANPLDVLAQQIVSIVALDTIDVEELYNLVRRCAAFATLPRSAYDGVLDMLSGRYPSDEFAELRPRIVFDRVSGEISGRPGAQRLAVTSGGTIPDRGLFGVFLVGESTNHRVGELDEEMVYESRVGDVFTLGASSWRIEDITHDRVLVSPAPGQPGRLPFWKGDAVGRPAELGAATGAFVRTMAALPATKAVKRARDAGLDEFAANNLVAYLAEQKQATSRVPDDITIVVERFRDELGDWRVCIHSPYGGQVHGPWALAIAARLRERYGMDAQSVSGDDGIVLRLPETDEAPPGAELVLFDPAEIEDIITTEVGGSALFAARFRECAARALLLPRRNPGKRSPLWQQRQRSAQLLSVASKYGSFPIVLETLREVLQDVYDIDALKDLLTGIGERRVSVVEVETAEASPFAKSLLFGYVGAFMYEGDTPLAEKRAAALSLDQGLLAELLGRTELRELLDAEVVLRTEAELQRLAEDRRARDAEGLFDVLRMVGPLSISEAAQRCVEGADAETWLTELAAARRVVRVRIAGEHRWAVVEDVARLRDALGVPLPPGVAEAHAEPVADPLGDLVSRYARTHGPFRAVDLATHLGTGVAVVTDTLRRLSAAGRVVEGEFLPGGIAMEWCDSEVLRLLRRRSLAALRKEVEPVDPAVLARFLPAWQGITSSRGRGYDVLLAAVEQLAGCAVPASALESIVLPSRVPGYQPSMLDELTATGEVVWAGSGSLPGTDGWVSLHLADNCDLTLPDPDPTFELGETHQAVLDALAGGGAFFFRQLSDVVGSTAGVVDDETLVGVLWDLVWAGQLTNDTLAPVRALVGAGRGSHRTRRTTPRARPGRALRPGRPAMPSRSGPPTAGGRWSLLPERNPDATRRAHAAAETLLDRYGIVTRGSVITERTPGGFAAVYKVLSAFEESGRCRRGYFVAGLGAAQFALPGAVDRLRAMAELPGTAGSPPPRGAANRPGKEEVAARAVVLAASDPANPYGAALPWPERDGHRPGRKAGALVMLVDGRLIVYVERGGRTVLSFTEDPELLQPAVDALALAIRDGHLGKLSVETADGEQVRHTAFGDALAKAGFHATPRGLRLRA